A genome region from Syntrophaceae bacterium includes the following:
- a CDS encoding amino acid ABC transporter ATP-binding protein, whose translation MIRFIEVHKWFKDLHVLNGINFHVKQGEVVVVCGPSGSGKSTLIRCINSLEPIQKGKLIVDGMDLSDPKTNITKLRAEIGFVFQQFNLYPHLTTIKNITLAPIKVRGMNKKEAEDLAMSLLERVGLTEKRDAYPAQLSGGQQQRVAIARALAMKPKIMLFDEPTSALDPEMIGEVLQVMLGLANTGMTLVVVTHEMGFAREVSNRVVFMDYGKILEEAHPEEFFKNPKHERAKQFLKEILSPMH comes from the coding sequence ATGATCAGGTTCATCGAGGTCCACAAGTGGTTCAAGGACCTCCACGTGCTCAACGGGATCAACTTCCACGTCAAGCAGGGCGAGGTGGTCGTCGTCTGCGGTCCCTCGGGATCGGGAAAGTCCACGCTCATCCGCTGCATCAACAGCCTCGAGCCCATCCAGAAGGGGAAGCTCATCGTCGACGGGATGGACCTCAGCGACCCGAAGACCAACATCACGAAGCTTCGCGCCGAGATCGGCTTCGTCTTCCAGCAGTTCAACCTCTACCCGCACCTGACAACGATCAAGAACATCACGCTCGCGCCCATCAAGGTCCGAGGGATGAACAAGAAGGAAGCCGAGGACCTGGCCATGTCCCTCCTCGAGCGGGTGGGGCTGACGGAGAAACGGGACGCCTACCCGGCGCAGCTCTCGGGCGGCCAGCAGCAGCGCGTGGCCATCGCCCGGGCTCTCGCGATGAAGCCCAAGATCATGCTCTTCGACGAACCCACGTCGGCCCTCGACCCCGAGATGATCGGCGAGGTGCTCCAGGTCATGCTGGGCCTGGCCAACACGGGCATGACCCTCGTCGTCGTAACCCACGAGATGGGCTTTGCCCGGGAGGTCTCCAACCGGGTCGTCTTCATGGACTACGGCAAGATCCTCGAGGAGGCCCACCCCGAGGAGTTCTTCAAGAACCCGAAGCACGAGCGGGCAAAGCAGTTCCTGAAGGAGATCCTGTCTCCCATGCATTAG
- a CDS encoding DUF1850 domain-containing protein, translating to MRRVFQTLAIVAAGVLAAGLFPLHGLEVRESGGAGRVLLLQRVSPGDTFALSFVHSVEKSDVTDHFRIDDGYRIILYETEFRSLNTGLPAVVSEGEVFERTGGGFRLSNRRQLLPEIRLQVTEAWGGTLSVKGREIFLPALAGDGPVTISVQRVFAWELLLWAFRT from the coding sequence ATGAGAAGGGTTTTCCAGACGCTGGCGATCGTCGCCGCCGGGGTCCTGGCGGCCGGCCTTTTCCCGCTGCACGGCCTCGAGGTGCGGGAATCCGGCGGAGCGGGCCGCGTCTTGCTGCTGCAGCGGGTCTCGCCCGGCGACACCTTCGCGCTGTCCTTCGTCCACTCGGTGGAGAAATCGGACGTCACGGACCATTTCCGAATTGACGATGGATACCGGATTATTCTATACGAGACGGAATTCCGCTCGCTCAACACGGGGCTTCCCGCTGTTGTTTCCGAGGGCGAGGTCTTCGAGCGGACCGGCGGCGGCTTCCGGCTTTCCAACAGGAGGCAGCTCCTGCCCGAGATCCGGCTCCAGGTGACCGAGGCCTGGGGAGGCACCCTGTCAGTCAAGGGCCGCGAAATATTCCTGCCGGCCCTTGCGGGGGATGGGCCTGTCACGATATCGGTTCAAAGGGTTTTTGCCTGGGAGTTGCTGCTTTGGGCGTTTCGGACCTGA
- a CDS encoding TRAP transporter fused permease subunit, with product MAEEKKEIISTPEIKEDPDQISKYDPEMRFRPLTGITAKLIFAMTIVLSVFHIYTAGFGVLQEWRHRAFHLAFVLPLVFFVYTMKKEVHLKGGKHLFYDVLYAAVAAMLNTAIFREILALSFGASAALAAATFALVLYFKQRENLPLRLTPFVDFPIYTAMVVFIVYLARLGYVHLNIRSWFEDLNPELVFWGLFLLGIFCAIIALFLFNWVRMLVAVVRERKAADYRLDNVPYFDVFFALMACLISVFVFVEFHNIGLRAGSPDLAELVVGSFSFLLILEGARRSIGAPLPIIAMLVLINCYLGPYFLGIPGLDIFAHRGYSISRIVDYMFLGTEGIYGIPLGVVATFVFHFVLFGLFIARTGLAQLFMDLAMALAGWSAGGPAKVAVISSGFMGSISGSSVANTVTTGSFTIPLMKRVGYRPVFAGAVEASASTGGQIMPPIMGAAAFIMAEFLGVAYIKIATCAIVPALFYFFAVGTMVHLEARKSGLVGISRDNLPRVMDVLRERGLLIFPLFIIIYLLVTGKSPFLAAFWGIIYATATGQIHPRTKPLLMPLLLSVLPCLFGINPFDDVEILAGWVVFPAIALYYFWRSAERIATGISFGIAVVLTGLLYLGVETSLAAFWANMLIVIAGLFYKESKMRIPQILSSLEDGTKNAIAIGAACACVGFIVGATTLTGIGLKFATAVIALATNLAHFVHPLLMGMGTVSDITLFFTLLNTALACFVLGMGIPTTAQYIIAAMIAAPALLQWGIHPLVSHMFVFYYAILADVTPPVALAAYAASGISGADPFRTGLRAFTLASGGFIIPFVFVTAPIVLWMPTILDGKTPFDYVWFGQVLLTLFMGVVALGATVIGYLKDHSTVPERIATGVAAAFLITPGTVTDVVGIGLLAAVFTLQLLRKRRRRKAAAPAKAAED from the coding sequence ATGGCAGAGGAGAAAAAAGAGATCATCTCGACCCCCGAGATCAAGGAGGACCCGGATCAGATCTCAAAGTACGACCCCGAGATGCGCTTTCGGCCCCTGACGGGCATCACGGCGAAGCTCATCTTCGCGATGACCATCGTCCTGTCGGTCTTCCACATCTACACGGCGGGGTTCGGCGTCCTGCAGGAATGGCGCCACAGGGCCTTCCACTTGGCCTTCGTCCTGCCGCTCGTGTTTTTCGTCTATACCATGAAGAAAGAGGTCCACCTCAAGGGCGGCAAGCACCTCTTCTACGATGTCCTCTACGCCGCCGTGGCGGCCATGCTCAACACGGCCATCTTCCGCGAGATCCTGGCCCTGTCCTTCGGCGCCTCGGCCGCGCTCGCCGCGGCCACCTTCGCACTCGTGCTGTACTTCAAGCAGCGGGAGAACCTGCCCCTGCGCCTGACTCCCTTCGTCGACTTCCCGATTTACACCGCGATGGTCGTCTTCATCGTCTACTTGGCCCGGCTGGGCTATGTCCACCTCAACATCCGCTCCTGGTTCGAGGACCTCAACCCGGAGCTTGTATTCTGGGGGCTCTTCCTGCTGGGGATTTTCTGCGCCATCATCGCGCTGTTTCTCTTCAACTGGGTCCGGATGCTCGTGGCGGTCGTCCGTGAACGCAAGGCAGCCGACTACCGGCTGGACAACGTGCCCTACTTCGACGTCTTCTTCGCCCTCATGGCCTGCCTGATCTCCGTCTTCGTCTTCGTGGAATTCCACAACATCGGCCTGAGGGCCGGCAGCCCCGACCTGGCGGAGCTCGTCGTCGGCAGCTTCTCTTTCCTGCTCATCCTGGAGGGAGCCCGGCGGAGCATCGGGGCGCCGCTGCCGATCATTGCCATGCTGGTGCTGATCAACTGCTATCTCGGGCCCTACTTCCTCGGCATCCCGGGCCTCGACATCTTCGCCCACCGGGGCTACTCGATCTCGCGGATCGTCGACTACATGTTCCTCGGCACGGAGGGCATCTACGGCATCCCGCTGGGCGTCGTGGCCACCTTCGTCTTCCACTTCGTCCTCTTCGGGCTCTTCATCGCCCGGACGGGCCTTGCCCAGCTCTTCATGGACCTCGCCATGGCGCTGGCGGGCTGGTCGGCCGGCGGGCCGGCGAAGGTCGCCGTCATCTCCAGCGGGTTCATGGGCTCCATCAGCGGCTCCTCCGTGGCCAACACGGTGACGACGGGCTCCTTCACGATCCCCCTGATGAAACGGGTGGGTTATCGCCCCGTGTTTGCGGGAGCCGTGGAAGCCTCGGCGTCCACGGGCGGCCAGATCATGCCCCCCATCATGGGGGCGGCGGCCTTCATCATGGCCGAATTCCTCGGGGTTGCCTACATCAAGATCGCAACCTGCGCGATCGTCCCGGCCCTGTTCTACTTTTTCGCCGTGGGGACGATGGTTCACCTGGAGGCAAGAAAGAGCGGGCTCGTGGGCATATCCAGGGACAACCTCCCCCGCGTGATGGACGTGCTTCGGGAGCGGGGGCTTCTGATCTTCCCCCTCTTCATCATCATCTACCTGCTCGTCACGGGGAAGAGCCCCTTCTTGGCCGCTTTCTGGGGGATCATCTATGCGACGGCCACCGGCCAGATTCACCCGAGGACCAAGCCGCTGCTGATGCCGCTGCTTCTCAGCGTGCTGCCCTGCCTGTTCGGCATCAACCCCTTCGATGATGTGGAAATCCTTGCGGGCTGGGTCGTCTTTCCGGCCATCGCGCTCTACTATTTCTGGCGAAGCGCCGAACGCATCGCGACGGGGATTTCCTTCGGGATCGCCGTCGTCCTCACGGGGCTGCTCTATCTCGGGGTGGAAACGTCCCTGGCCGCCTTCTGGGCCAACATGCTCATCGTCATCGCCGGACTCTTCTACAAGGAGAGCAAGATGCGCATCCCCCAGATCCTTTCGAGCCTCGAGGACGGGACGAAGAACGCGATCGCCATCGGGGCGGCCTGCGCCTGCGTGGGGTTCATCGTCGGGGCGACGACGCTGACCGGCATCGGCCTGAAGTTCGCCACGGCCGTCATCGCGCTGGCCACCAACCTCGCTCACTTCGTCCACCCCCTGCTGATGGGCATGGGCACCGTCAGCGACATCACCCTCTTCTTCACGCTCCTGAACACGGCGCTGGCCTGCTTCGTCCTGGGCATGGGAATCCCCACGACGGCCCAGTACATCATCGCCGCCATGATCGCGGCGCCGGCCCTGCTGCAGTGGGGAATTCACCCCCTCGTGTCGCACATGTTCGTTTTCTACTACGCCATCCTGGCCGACGTGACGCCCCCCGTGGCTCTCGCGGCCTACGCGGCCTCGGGCATCTCGGGCGCCGATCCCTTCCGGACGGGGCTGCGGGCCTTCACGCTCGCATCGGGCGGGTTCATCATCCCCTTTGTCTTCGTGACCGCGCCGATCGTCCTCTGGATGCCGACGATTCTCGACGGGAAGACGCCGTTCGACTACGTCTGGTTCGGGCAGGTCCTTCTCACGCTGTTCATGGGCGTTGTCGCACTGGGCGCGACGGTCATCGGGTACCTGAAGGACCACTCGACGGTTCCGGAGCGCATCGCAACGGGCGTCGCAGCCGCGTTCCTGATCACGCCCGGGACCGTGACGGATGTCGTGGGGATCGGGCTGCTGGCGGCCGTCTTCACGCTGCAGCTTCTCAGAAAGAGAAGGAGGCGCAAGGCGGCTGCGCCCGCAAAGGCTGCCGAGGATTGA
- a CDS encoding TrkA family potassium uptake protein, protein MKKRVVVVGLGIFGINLVKELTKSGVEVIAIDKAKEAVQHVRDYAAKAIVADGTDPEIMNAIGLREDDLVIVSFGEDLAASTLITLHLKQMKVQNIIVKAPNEDHKLILEKVGATEVIIPEKIMADKVARSIVSPNVLDYIPLSEDYMICEIAPPAGFIGKSIAELQLRNRYHVDVIAVRDTLTEKIQMIPAAGFIIKDSDLLVVVGRGADIDRIK, encoded by the coding sequence ATGAAGAAGCGGGTTGTCGTGGTCGGGCTGGGCATCTTCGGGATCAACCTCGTGAAGGAGCTGACCAAGAGCGGCGTCGAGGTGATCGCCATCGACAAGGCAAAGGAAGCCGTTCAGCACGTGAGGGACTACGCCGCGAAGGCCATCGTCGCCGACGGCACGGACCCGGAGATCATGAACGCCATCGGCCTGCGCGAGGACGATCTCGTCATCGTCTCGTTCGGGGAGGACCTGGCGGCCAGCACCCTGATCACGCTGCACCTCAAGCAGATGAAGGTGCAGAACATCATCGTCAAGGCCCCCAACGAGGACCACAAGCTCATCCTCGAGAAGGTGGGCGCCACGGAGGTCATCATCCCCGAGAAGATCATGGCCGACAAGGTCGCCAGGAGCATCGTGTCGCCCAACGTCCTGGACTACATCCCGCTGTCCGAGGACTACATGATCTGCGAGATCGCGCCGCCTGCCGGCTTCATCGGCAAGTCCATCGCCGAGCTGCAGCTGCGCAACCGGTATCACGTCGACGTCATCGCGGTGCGCGACACGCTCACGGAGAAGATCCAGATGATCCCCGCGGCCGGCTTCATCATCAAGGACAGCGACCTGCTCGTCGTGGTGGGCCGCGGGGCGGATATCGATAGAATCAAGTGA
- a CDS encoding amino acid ABC transporter permease, producing MDGWFGFQVIWDNIEHFLIGRYPSGPIGGLALTIWLAVVSCTLSILIGIFAGLLCVSQHRFIRYPVLTVVNAIRGIPLLMVIFWMYFLLPAFMGMVVPESWTVIAALTVFTSAYMSQIVQAGIKAIPRGQTEAGLSTGLTRGRVMVYIVLPQAVRNMIPSFVNQLVSLIKDTSLAFIVGVAELTHVATQVNNRTMIYPAQIFFFIAVVYFILCFMLTSYSRYLEKKLAYRKGI from the coding sequence ATGGACGGCTGGTTCGGGTTCCAGGTCATCTGGGACAACATCGAGCACTTCCTCATCGGGCGCTACCCGAGCGGCCCCATCGGCGGTCTTGCGCTCACGATCTGGCTGGCCGTGGTGTCCTGCACCCTTTCCATCCTCATCGGCATCTTCGCGGGCCTGCTGTGCGTCTCCCAGCACCGCTTCATCCGGTATCCGGTGCTGACCGTGGTGAACGCGATCCGGGGGATCCCGCTGCTGATGGTCATCTTCTGGATGTACTTCCTGCTGCCGGCTTTCATGGGGATGGTGGTCCCGGAGAGCTGGACCGTCATCGCGGCCCTCACCGTCTTCACCTCGGCCTACATGTCGCAGATCGTCCAGGCCGGCATCAAGGCCATCCCCCGCGGCCAGACCGAGGCGGGGCTCTCGACGGGGCTGACCCGCGGCCGGGTGATGGTCTACATCGTCCTGCCCCAGGCCGTGCGGAACATGATCCCCTCCTTCGTGAACCAGCTCGTGTCCCTCATCAAGGACACCTCGCTGGCCTTCATCGTCGGCGTGGCCGAGCTCACCCACGTGGCCACGCAGGTCAACAACCGCACGATGATCTACCCGGCCCAAATCTTTTTCTTCATCGCCGTCGTCTACTTCATCCTCTGCTTCATGCTGACGAGCTACTCCCGGTATCTGGAGAAGAAGCTCGCCTACCGCAAGGGCATCTAG
- a CDS encoding amino acid ABC transporter permease: MFNYQFDWSVVLTGQYSQWIVDGIKITIQLSAVSIVLSFLMGLLIAVMRLSHVGPIRWFAQGYLEFIRNTPLLVQFFFWYFGSYQILPQSVNDWLNARDFEFSAAVIALTIYTSAFIAEDIRSGIRSIPKEQMEAARSSGFSYIRSMQYIILPQAVRLTIPPLISQFLNLTKNSSLAMTIGVAELTYQARQVESYTFKGFEAFTAATLVYLTLSVTITALVTLYDKKVLSPTGMK; the protein is encoded by the coding sequence ATGTTCAATTACCAGTTCGACTGGTCCGTCGTCCTCACGGGACAGTACTCCCAGTGGATCGTCGACGGCATCAAGATCACCATCCAGCTCTCGGCGGTGTCGATCGTCCTGTCGTTCCTGATGGGGCTGCTCATCGCCGTCATGCGCCTGAGCCACGTGGGCCCCATCCGGTGGTTCGCGCAGGGCTACCTCGAGTTCATCCGGAACACGCCCCTGCTCGTCCAGTTCTTCTTCTGGTACTTCGGTTCCTACCAGATCCTGCCGCAGTCGGTGAACGACTGGCTCAACGCCCGGGACTTCGAGTTCTCCGCGGCGGTCATCGCGCTGACGATCTACACCTCCGCCTTCATCGCCGAGGACATCCGCTCGGGCATCCGCTCCATCCCGAAGGAGCAGATGGAGGCGGCCCGCAGCTCCGGCTTCTCCTACATCCGCTCCATGCAGTACATCATCCTGCCCCAGGCCGTGCGGCTCACGATCCCGCCGCTCATCAGCCAGTTCCTCAACCTCACGAAGAACTCGTCGCTCGCCATGACGATCGGCGTCGCCGAGCTCACGTACCAGGCCAGGCAGGTGGAAAGCTACACCTTCAAGGGCTTCGAGGCCTTCACGGCGGCCACCCTCGTTTACCTGACGCTGTCGGTCACCATCACGGCCCTCGTGACCCTGTACGACAAGAAAGTCCTGTCTCCGACGGGGATGAAATAA
- a CDS encoding DedA family protein has product MDFLLNYIDFVLHIDRHLDGLIQTYGTWVYLILFAIIFCETGLVVTPFLPGDSLLFVTGTIAARGSLDLQTILILLTAAAIIGDNVNYWIGRFVGAKIVERGWVREEYLDRTHHFYEKYGGKTIFIGKFLPIIRTFAPFVAGIGKMTYPKFLAFNVSGAVTWMCVFILGGYFFGNLPFVKQNFTLVILGIIVLSVLPSVIEFVRARRQIKQARREAEGA; this is encoded by the coding sequence ATGGACTTTTTACTGAACTACATCGACTTCGTCCTGCACATCGACCGCCACCTCGACGGGCTGATCCAGACCTACGGGACCTGGGTCTACCTGATCCTGTTCGCGATCATCTTCTGCGAGACGGGCCTGGTCGTGACCCCCTTCCTGCCGGGGGACTCGCTGCTCTTCGTGACGGGCACGATCGCGGCCCGGGGATCCCTGGACCTGCAGACGATCCTGATCCTGCTGACGGCCGCCGCGATCATCGGCGACAACGTCAACTACTGGATCGGGCGCTTCGTGGGGGCCAAGATCGTGGAACGGGGCTGGGTGCGGGAGGAATACCTGGACCGGACGCACCACTTCTACGAGAAGTACGGCGGCAAGACGATCTTCATCGGGAAGTTCCTGCCCATCATCCGCACCTTCGCCCCCTTCGTGGCGGGCATCGGGAAGATGACGTACCCGAAGTTTCTCGCCTTCAACGTCTCCGGGGCGGTCACCTGGATGTGCGTCTTCATCCTCGGCGGCTACTTCTTCGGCAACCTTCCCTTCGTGAAGCAGAACTTCACCCTCGTGATCCTCGGCATCATCGTGCTCTCCGTCCTGCCGAGCGTCATCGAGTTCGTCCGAGCCCGGAGGCAGATCAAGCAGGCGCGCAGGGAAGCCGAGGGCGCGTAG
- a CDS encoding TAXI family TRAP transporter solute-binding subunit, with amino-acid sequence MKKRAFLVVSIVLALTLVLAGTSIAQQKKFFVISTGGTGGTYYPLGGILAQALTEKVPEVVVTSQAGQASVANCNLIRDKQVESAFVQSNVAYNAYNGLEQFKDKPAKNLRFIASLYPETIQIVARADSGIKTVKDIKGKRLVPGDRGSGTEVDTLNVLGAYGFTYKDFAGVDWLSFSGGAQRLQDKQADVTFTTAGWPTAAITELAISTNIVLVPIDEAKIKDLTKKFPFYSRIVIPKGTYKGQEKDVATITTMAQWVVGAEVPDEVVYKLTKALWEHGAAKMAQAHAQGKNVQTKTALAGMAIPLHPGAEKYYKEAGIIKAEPAKKAVPKKK; translated from the coding sequence ATGAAGAAGAGAGCATTTCTCGTCGTATCCATCGTCCTGGCGCTGACCCTCGTCCTCGCGGGGACGTCGATCGCCCAGCAGAAGAAATTCTTTGTCATTTCCACCGGCGGCACGGGCGGCACCTATTATCCCCTCGGAGGCATCCTGGCCCAGGCGCTGACGGAGAAGGTGCCCGAGGTCGTCGTGACCTCCCAGGCAGGGCAGGCCTCGGTGGCCAACTGCAACCTGATCCGCGACAAGCAGGTCGAGTCGGCCTTCGTCCAGAGCAACGTGGCCTATAATGCCTACAACGGCCTCGAGCAGTTCAAGGACAAGCCGGCCAAGAACCTCCGCTTCATCGCATCGCTCTACCCCGAGACGATCCAGATCGTGGCCCGGGCCGACTCGGGCATCAAGACCGTCAAGGACATCAAGGGCAAGAGGCTCGTCCCCGGCGACCGCGGCAGCGGAACCGAGGTCGACACGCTGAACGTGCTCGGCGCCTACGGCTTCACCTACAAGGACTTCGCCGGCGTCGACTGGCTCTCCTTCTCGGGCGGCGCCCAGCGCCTGCAGGACAAGCAGGCCGACGTGACCTTCACGACGGCGGGCTGGCCCACGGCGGCGATCACGGAATTGGCCATCTCCACGAACATCGTTCTCGTCCCGATCGACGAAGCCAAGATCAAGGACCTCACGAAGAAGTTCCCCTTCTACAGCCGGATCGTGATCCCCAAGGGGACCTACAAGGGGCAGGAGAAGGACGTGGCGACCATCACCACGATGGCCCAGTGGGTCGTGGGGGCCGAGGTGCCCGATGAGGTCGTCTACAAGCTGACCAAGGCCCTCTGGGAGCACGGCGCGGCGAAGATGGCCCAGGCCCATGCGCAGGGCAAGAACGTGCAGACCAAGACGGCGCTGGCGGGCATGGCCATCCCGCTGCACCCGGGTGCGGAGAAGTACTACAAGGAAGCGGGCATCATCAAGGCGGAGCCGGCCAAGAAGGCGGTGCCCAAGAAGAAATAG
- a CDS encoding ABC transporter substrate-binding protein translates to MKKALALLLTVAFVAGLAGVALAEDTYDIVKKRGVLVVGVKDASPGFGYIDPKTREIVGYDVDFAAYLAKKMGVKLELKGVTSAARIPQLQAGNIDLVIATLTYTPERAKQVDFSHTYFLTGQKFLVKKGTVKSLADLDGKKIGTAKGTTSEQNASKALPNSTILSFDDYPQAFLALQQGKVAAVTTDESILAGILGKAPNKEQFEIADIRISDEPYGIAMRKDSPKMLKFVNDTLLEMEKNGEAKRIWDKWFHPKSDQPMQRGKFKITADRK, encoded by the coding sequence ATGAAGAAAGCACTGGCTCTGTTACTGACCGTTGCCTTCGTGGCCGGACTGGCGGGTGTCGCCCTGGCCGAAGACACCTACGACATCGTGAAGAAAAGGGGCGTCCTCGTGGTGGGCGTCAAGGACGCCTCGCCCGGGTTCGGCTACATCGACCCCAAGACCCGCGAGATCGTGGGCTACGACGTCGACTTCGCGGCCTACCTCGCCAAGAAGATGGGTGTGAAGCTCGAACTCAAGGGCGTCACCTCGGCGGCCCGGATTCCCCAGCTCCAGGCGGGCAACATCGACCTGGTCATCGCGACGCTGACCTACACGCCCGAGCGGGCCAAGCAGGTCGACTTCTCCCACACCTACTTCCTGACGGGGCAGAAGTTCCTCGTGAAGAAGGGCACCGTGAAGAGCCTCGCCGACCTCGACGGCAAGAAGATCGGCACGGCCAAGGGCACCACCTCGGAGCAGAACGCCTCCAAGGCCCTGCCGAACTCGACGATCCTTTCCTTCGACGACTACCCCCAGGCCTTCCTGGCCCTCCAGCAGGGCAAGGTCGCGGCGGTGACGACGGACGAGTCGATCCTGGCCGGCATCCTCGGCAAGGCCCCCAACAAGGAGCAGTTCGAGATCGCCGACATCCGGATCTCCGACGAGCCCTACGGGATCGCCATGCGCAAGGACAGCCCCAAGATGCTGAAGTTCGTCAACGACACGCTCCTCGAGATGGAGAAGAACGGCGAAGCCAAGAGGATCTGGGACAAGTGGTTCCACCCCAAGAGCGACCAGCCGATGCAGCGCGGCAAGTTCAAGATCACGGCGGACCGGAAGTAG
- a CDS encoding NADH-quinone oxidoreductase subunit N yields MAFSIPDVNPMSLLPEILLLAAAAGILLFSGETGRRRAAACAAGAVAASLASIPLLFLGARIRGFGGLIVKDDATLIFLALTDLAALAAIVLSRDGNAGEQEGGEVYGLALFALVGMHVMAASRDLLVLFLGLEILALPLYVLVGSDRAARNGMEAAVKYFLLGSFASALFLMGLALYYGATGTTGFAALSRPLAQPSLAFAGLALVTAGIGFKIAAVPFHMWAPDAYEGAPVPVAAYISVAPKVAAFAVLLRLGLTLPGPGPAFWTQAVLAMSAASMIVGNLAALRQSGFVRMLAYSGIAQAGYMLIGLAALPAQGGTALTFYLLVYLFMNLGAFAVAVSLERREGGRLQIEDLSGLASRRPFFAFALAAFMVSLAGLPPTGGFFAKFTLFKAGIEAGHLPVVLVAVAMTVVSLFYYLRVVAVLYMREDAGCLEIRQGRPLLTAWIGAAALVTLLTGVLPGEFLREILAAFPAVAL; encoded by the coding sequence ATGGCCTTCAGCATTCCCGACGTTAACCCCATGAGCCTGCTGCCGGAGATCCTCCTGCTTGCCGCGGCGGCGGGGATTCTCCTCTTTTCCGGCGAGACCGGCCGACGGAGGGCCGCCGCCTGCGCGGCCGGAGCCGTTGCCGCCTCCCTGGCGTCGATCCCGCTGCTTTTCCTGGGGGCCCGCATCCGGGGCTTCGGCGGATTGATCGTGAAGGACGACGCGACCCTGATCTTTCTCGCCCTCACGGACCTGGCGGCCCTTGCGGCCATCGTCCTTTCCCGCGACGGCAACGCCGGGGAGCAGGAGGGCGGCGAGGTGTACGGGCTTGCCCTGTTCGCCCTGGTCGGCATGCACGTCATGGCCGCGAGCCGCGACCTGCTCGTGCTTTTCCTGGGGCTCGAAATCCTGGCGCTTCCTCTCTACGTCCTGGTCGGCTCCGACCGGGCGGCCCGGAACGGGATGGAGGCGGCGGTGAAGTACTTCCTCCTCGGGAGCTTCGCGTCGGCCCTCTTCCTGATGGGCTTGGCGCTTTATTACGGCGCGACGGGGACCACGGGCTTCGCGGCCTTGTCGCGTCCGCTCGCGCAGCCTTCGCTGGCCTTCGCGGGCCTGGCCCTCGTGACCGCGGGCATCGGGTTCAAGATCGCCGCCGTGCCCTTCCACATGTGGGCCCCCGACGCCTACGAGGGGGCCCCTGTACCGGTGGCCGCCTACATCTCCGTGGCGCCCAAGGTGGCCGCCTTCGCCGTGCTGCTTCGCCTGGGGCTCACCCTGCCGGGTCCCGGCCCGGCGTTCTGGACGCAGGCCGTCCTCGCGATGTCAGCCGCCAGCATGATCGTCGGAAACCTCGCCGCGCTTAGGCAGAGCGGGTTCGTGCGGATGCTCGCCTACTCCGGCATCGCCCAGGCGGGGTACATGCTCATCGGCCTGGCGGCCCTGCCGGCGCAGGGCGGGACGGCCCTGACCTTCTACCTCCTGGTGTACCTCTTCATGAACCTGGGGGCCTTTGCCGTCGCCGTTTCCCTCGAGCGCCGCGAGGGCGGGCGCCTGCAGATCGAGGACCTGTCGGGCCTCGCCTCGCGCAGACCTTTCTTCGCCTTCGCCCTGGCGGCGTTCATGGTCTCGCTCGCGGGGCTGCCGCCCACGGGCGGGTTCTTCGCCAAGTTCACCCTGTTCAAGGCCGGCATCGAGGCCGGGCATCTCCCCGTGGTCCTCGTGGCCGTCGCGATGACCGTCGTGTCCCTGTTCTACTACCTGAGGGTCGTGGCGGTTCTGTACATGCGCGAAGACGCGGGCTGCCTGGAAATCCGCCAGGGGAGGCCGCTTCTGACGGCATGGATCGGCGCGGCGGCCCTCGTGACGCTCCTGACAGGGGTGCTCCCGGGGGAGTTTCTGCGGGAGATCCTCGCGGCCTTCCCGGCGGTCGCCCTGTGA
- the def gene encoding peptide deformylase, with translation MTVHKTWQLWRDGKMVDEEAALLRRKAADLPVPFDAEAKKDIRTLVEAFLNRNDALGLAAPQIGISKRIIVFKVKDFDKKGVSGKDDWEVLINPRVTQARGDEEVMNEGCLSCPDISVEVTRPTEIKVKAVDMDGNKVNRRYKGFLARIVQHEIDHLDGRLVVDHEGTISYPKEKQAFFDKLFK, from the coding sequence ATGACCGTGCACAAGACCTGGCAGCTCTGGCGCGACGGGAAGATGGTCGACGAGGAGGCGGCGCTTCTGCGGAGGAAGGCCGCCGATCTGCCCGTCCCCTTCGACGCCGAGGCGAAGAAGGACATCCGGACCCTCGTCGAGGCCTTCCTGAACCGCAATGACGCCCTGGGGCTTGCGGCCCCGCAGATCGGGATCAGCAAGCGCATCATCGTCTTCAAGGTCAAGGACTTTGACAAGAAGGGCGTCAGCGGCAAGGACGACTGGGAGGTCCTCATCAACCCCCGCGTCACGCAGGCGCGCGGCGACGAGGAGGTGATGAACGAGGGCTGCCTGTCCTGCCCGGACATCAGCGTGGAGGTCACCCGCCCCACGGAGATCAAGGTGAAGGCCGTCGACATGGACGGCAACAAGGTCAACCGGCGCTACAAGGGGTTCCTCGCCCGCATCGTGCAGCACGAGATCGACCACCTCGACGGCCGCCTCGTCGTCGACCACGAGGGCACGATTTCCTACCCCAAGGAGAAGCAGGCGTTTTTCGACAAGCTGTTCAAATAA